Proteins from one Daphnia pulicaria isolate SC F1-1A chromosome 3, SC_F0-13Bv2, whole genome shotgun sequence genomic window:
- the LOC124328925 gene encoding E3 ubiquitin-protein ligase HECW2-like isoform X1, which translates to MIQCDDSYLLVRFCSDNRSNQCIPDVEQRPSFPFQFLVSWNIHQHHLVHDTDFIAVYAEGNPACFERMSCTKAEPRGHLLWPLDVNQLTDDIKSINFIYVSGETQQNLVKSEPVYIDQFFGRNGKNQQPDQISPDTVDNDEMVRVAALIHCDDRHHYSPLWMKTTGESVYHFDRNGCEPIYETLYPRPCGHQQTGNGPQPPPLPPRNNPLPTTNFHKPLTRTNALLSYSGSNSSLIQTSNGSPSPPTQQPETDEVFQSEPIASSTSSPSDEELVNLSSSPPPPPPRIKTSDADVSDTQPTEASEQLPPQLPARHVTHQLHPPALPKRIVSTSPELSIRNSQNKAASMTTLLADSGSSASQIGHQQLLPTISTLPHRTRFQKVQSNNSDEEPLPPMWEARTDSHGRVFYIDHRTKTTSWQRPKLTDESNVAESVTAEASNDIWRQQLDRRYQSIRRTINRRQREETNTPPVEAEPQPKPPAPIEAAPAAVAAADLLNSPALRFVTRPDFFSLLHNNDEALRLYNRNPAIRQLLSKVWRNPSSFQRYQHNREIVTLLNLFAEDSRPLPSGWEARLDKHGRPFYVDHQNKSTWYIDPRLPQLVSPPSQTVTTDDQSDSGRAPVPPPRPPLPLPTATGNQGAVATAPSFEPAIPTAYNEKVVGFLRQPNIGHILKERYPDFVRNSRLRDTVNRVRSEGTSALDRLVGEDLVDLTIVLSLFENEIMSYVPPNPSASSNQEINATSFNGSASSSHDSPAPVRSIRLPFRQGQRDFEAKLRQFYRKLESKGYGQGPNKFKIPVRRSHLLEDAYTKIMSASKKEMQRYKLQISFLGEEGLDYGGPSREFFFLISRQMFNPYYGLFEYSANDTYTVQVSPMSTFVENHHEWFRFCGRILGLALVHQYLLDVFFTRPFYKSLLRLPVDLSDVESLDSEFHQSLQWMKETDLNHLSSDLELTFAVTEDIGGQHVERELKANGRNLPVTEKNKKDYIERMIRWRLDRGVADQVQSLVRGFYEVLDPRLVSIFDAREMELVLAGTAEIDVTDWRKNTEYRSGYHDQHDVIKWFWEAIDRFTNEQRLRLLQFVTGTSSIPFEGFASLRGSTGPRQFCIEKWGQPISLPRAHTCFNRLDLPPYESAEVLYEKLLLAVEETSSFGIE; encoded by the exons ATGATTCAATGCGATGACTCTTACTTGTTGGTGCGATTCTGCAGCGACAACCGGTCGAACCAGTGCATTCCTGATGTTGAACAACGACCGAGCTTTCCGTTTCAGTTCTTGGTTTCTTGGAACATTCACCAGCATCATTTGGTTCACGATACTGATTTCATCGCCGTCTACGCTGAAG GTAATCCTGCATGTTTCGAACGAATGAGTTGCACAAAAGCCGAACCCCGGGGTCATCTGCTGTGGCCTCTTGATGTCAACCAATTGACCGACGACATCAAATCCATCAATTTCATTTACGTCTCGGGAGAGACGCAACAGAATTTGGTCAAATCGGAGCCTGTCTACATTGATCAATTTTTCGGCCGAAACGGTAAAAATCAACAACCCGATCAAATCAGCCCGGATACTGTGGACAATGACGAAATGGTTCGCGTGGCCGCGCTGATTCACTGCGATGACCGACATCATTATTCACCGTTGTGGATGAAGACCACGGGTGAAAGTGTCTACCATTTTGATCGAAACGGATGTGAGCCCATTTACGAAACTCTCTATCCGCGACCTTGCGGTCACCAACAGACCGGTAATGGTCCTCAGCCTCCTCCGCTTCCACCTCGCAATAATCCGCTGCCCACGACCAATTTTCACAAGCCTTTGACTCGCACTAATGCGCTCCTCAGCTACAGTGGCAGCAATTCCAGTTTGATCCAGACTAGCAACGGGTCACCTTCTCCGCCCACACAACAACCGGAAACGGACGAAGTCTTTCAATCGGAGCCGATCGCCAGTTCGACTTCTTCTCCGTCCGATGAGGAACTTGTGAATTTGAGTTCCTCTCCGCCACCTCCTCCGCCACGAATCAAAACCTCAGACGCAGATGTGAGTGATACCCAGCCGACTGAAGCGAGTGAACAGTTGCCTCCGCAATTGCCAGCACGTCATGTTACTCACCAGCTTCATCCTCCAGCTCTTCCGAAACGAATTGTGTCCACTAGTCCGGAACTTAGCATTCGAAACAGTCAAAACAAAGCCGCATCGATGACAACACTGCTCGCCGATTCCGGCAGTTCCGCATCCCAGATTGGCCACCAGCAATTATTGCCCACCATCTCCACTCTACCACATCGCACGCGCTTCCAGAAAGTGCAATCCAACAATTCGGATGAGGAACCGTTGCCGCCAATGTGGGAAGCTCGTACCGATAGCCACGGCAGGGTTTTCTACATAGATCATCGCACTAAAACGACTTCCTGGCAACGTCCTAAGCTCACCGATGAATCCAACGTGGCTGAATCGGTCACGGCAGAAGCCAGTAATGATATTTGGCGTCAACAGCTGGATCGGCGGTATCAGAGCATTCGGAGGACAATCAATCGACGTCAAAGGGAAGAAACAAACACGCCGCCTGTTGAAGCCGAGCCACAGCCCAAGCCACCAGCTCCCATCGAAGCAGCTCCCGCTGCTGTTGCAGCAGCGGATTTACTCAATTCGCCAGCATTGCGGTTCGTGACGAGacccgatttcttttctcttttgcacAACAACGACGAGGCACTTCGCTTGTACAATCGCAATCCAGCCATCCGGCAGCTATTAAGTAAAGTGTGGCGGAATCCGTCGAGCTTTCAGCGTTATCAGCATAATCGTGAAATTGTGACATTGTTGAATTTGTTCGCTGAAGATTCGCGGCCACTTCCGTCCGGCTGGGAAGCCCGTCTCGACAAGCACGGCCGACCTTTTTACGTGGATCACCAAAACAAGTCGACATGGTACATTGATCCGAGATTGCCGCAACTGGTCAGCCCCCCGTCGCAAACTGTAACAACGGACGATCAATCCGATTCCGGAAGAGCTCCCGTACCACCTCCTCGGCCTCCGTTGCCGTTACCAACTGCCACAGGAAATCAAGGAGCAGTTGCCACGGCTCCGTCATTTGAGCCAGCCATTCCTACGGCCTACAACGAAAAAGTTGTAGGTTTTCTCCGCCAACCGAATATCGGACACATTTTGAAAGAGAGATATCCCGATTTCGTTCGAAACAGTCGCTTGCGTGATACTGTCAATCGTGTCAGATCGGAGGGAACCTCAGCGCTAGATCGTCTCGTCGGAGAAGATCTAGTCGATCTGACGATTGTTTTGAgcttatttgaaaatgaaatcatgtCTTACGTCCCTCCAAATCCATCCGCCAGTAGCAACCAGGAGATCAACGCTACTAGTTTCAATGGATCTGCATCGTCGTCGCACGACTCACCCGCTCCAGTACGTTCCATTCGATTACCATTCCGCCAGGGACAGCGCGACTTCGAGGCAAAATTGCGACAGTTTTATCGCAAACTTGAATCGAAAGGTTACGGTCAAGGtccaaacaaattcaaaattcctgTAAGACGAAGTCATTTGCTGGAAGACGCGTACACTAAAATTATGTCGGCATCCAAAAAGGAAATGCAACGCTACAAACTTCAAATTAGCTTT CTTGGAGAAGAAGGATTGGATTACGGAGGACCGTCCAGAGAATTTTTCTTCCTCATCTCTCGACAAATGTTTAATCCTTACTACGGATTGTTTGAATATTCCGCCAATGATACG TACACTGTCCAAGTATCTCCAATGTCCACTTTTGTCGAAAACCACCATGAATGGTTTCGGTTTTGTGGTCGTATACTGGGACTGGCCTTAGTTCATCAATATCTTTTAGATGTTTTCTTCACTCGACCTTTCTACAAGAGTCTTTTACGGTTACCAGTCGATCTAAGTGACGTGGAATCGCTTGACTCTGAATTTCATCAGTCACTCCAGTGGATGAAAGAAACAGATCTGAACCATCTTTCGTCCGACTTGGAGTTAACGTTTGCGGTGACTGAAGACATTGGCGGTCAACATGTTGAACGTGAACTCAAAGCTAATGGTCGCAATCTTCCTGTTAccgagaagaacaagaaagatTACATTGAACGCATGATTCGATGGAGACTTGATCGAGGTGTAGCTGACCAAGTGCAATCTCTAGTCCGAGGTTTCTACGAGGTTCTTGACCCTCGGCTAGTATCCATTTTTGATGCTCGTGAAATGGAACTGGTACTTGCTGGAACAGCTGAAATCGACGTGACAGACTGGCGGAAGAATACCGAATACCGTTCAGGCTATCACGATCAACATGATGTCATCAAATGGTTTTGGGAAGCCATAGACCGTTTCACCAATGAGCAGAGACTTCGTCTTTTACAATTCGTGACGGGTACTTCTAGCATTCCATTCGAGGGATTCGCTTCACTGCGCGGAAGTACCGGACCTCGGCAATTTTGTATAGAAAAGTGGGGTCAGCCAATCAGCCTTCCTAG AGCTCACACCTGCTTCAATCGGTTGGATTTACCGCCGTACGAGAGTGCGGAAGTGCTATACGAAAAACTACTTCTTGCAGTGGAAGAAACTAGTTCTTTTGGAATTGAATAA
- the LOC124328925 gene encoding E3 ubiquitin-protein ligase HECW2-like isoform X2: protein MSCTKAEPRGHLLWPLDVNQLTDDIKSINFIYVSGETQQNLVKSEPVYIDQFFGRNGKNQQPDQISPDTVDNDEMVRVAALIHCDDRHHYSPLWMKTTGESVYHFDRNGCEPIYETLYPRPCGHQQTGNGPQPPPLPPRNNPLPTTNFHKPLTRTNALLSYSGSNSSLIQTSNGSPSPPTQQPETDEVFQSEPIASSTSSPSDEELVNLSSSPPPPPPRIKTSDADVSDTQPTEASEQLPPQLPARHVTHQLHPPALPKRIVSTSPELSIRNSQNKAASMTTLLADSGSSASQIGHQQLLPTISTLPHRTRFQKVQSNNSDEEPLPPMWEARTDSHGRVFYIDHRTKTTSWQRPKLTDESNVAESVTAEASNDIWRQQLDRRYQSIRRTINRRQREETNTPPVEAEPQPKPPAPIEAAPAAVAAADLLNSPALRFVTRPDFFSLLHNNDEALRLYNRNPAIRQLLSKVWRNPSSFQRYQHNREIVTLLNLFAEDSRPLPSGWEARLDKHGRPFYVDHQNKSTWYIDPRLPQLVSPPSQTVTTDDQSDSGRAPVPPPRPPLPLPTATGNQGAVATAPSFEPAIPTAYNEKVVGFLRQPNIGHILKERYPDFVRNSRLRDTVNRVRSEGTSALDRLVGEDLVDLTIVLSLFENEIMSYVPPNPSASSNQEINATSFNGSASSSHDSPAPVRSIRLPFRQGQRDFEAKLRQFYRKLESKGYGQGPNKFKIPVRRSHLLEDAYTKIMSASKKEMQRYKLQISFLGEEGLDYGGPSREFFFLISRQMFNPYYGLFEYSANDTYTVQVSPMSTFVENHHEWFRFCGRILGLALVHQYLLDVFFTRPFYKSLLRLPVDLSDVESLDSEFHQSLQWMKETDLNHLSSDLELTFAVTEDIGGQHVERELKANGRNLPVTEKNKKDYIERMIRWRLDRGVADQVQSLVRGFYEVLDPRLVSIFDAREMELVLAGTAEIDVTDWRKNTEYRSGYHDQHDVIKWFWEAIDRFTNEQRLRLLQFVTGTSSIPFEGFASLRGSTGPRQFCIEKWGQPISLPRAHTCFNRLDLPPYESAEVLYEKLLLAVEETSSFGIE from the exons ATGAGTTGCACAAAAGCCGAACCCCGGGGTCATCTGCTGTGGCCTCTTGATGTCAACCAATTGACCGACGACATCAAATCCATCAATTTCATTTACGTCTCGGGAGAGACGCAACAGAATTTGGTCAAATCGGAGCCTGTCTACATTGATCAATTTTTCGGCCGAAACGGTAAAAATCAACAACCCGATCAAATCAGCCCGGATACTGTGGACAATGACGAAATGGTTCGCGTGGCCGCGCTGATTCACTGCGATGACCGACATCATTATTCACCGTTGTGGATGAAGACCACGGGTGAAAGTGTCTACCATTTTGATCGAAACGGATGTGAGCCCATTTACGAAACTCTCTATCCGCGACCTTGCGGTCACCAACAGACCGGTAATGGTCCTCAGCCTCCTCCGCTTCCACCTCGCAATAATCCGCTGCCCACGACCAATTTTCACAAGCCTTTGACTCGCACTAATGCGCTCCTCAGCTACAGTGGCAGCAATTCCAGTTTGATCCAGACTAGCAACGGGTCACCTTCTCCGCCCACACAACAACCGGAAACGGACGAAGTCTTTCAATCGGAGCCGATCGCCAGTTCGACTTCTTCTCCGTCCGATGAGGAACTTGTGAATTTGAGTTCCTCTCCGCCACCTCCTCCGCCACGAATCAAAACCTCAGACGCAGATGTGAGTGATACCCAGCCGACTGAAGCGAGTGAACAGTTGCCTCCGCAATTGCCAGCACGTCATGTTACTCACCAGCTTCATCCTCCAGCTCTTCCGAAACGAATTGTGTCCACTAGTCCGGAACTTAGCATTCGAAACAGTCAAAACAAAGCCGCATCGATGACAACACTGCTCGCCGATTCCGGCAGTTCCGCATCCCAGATTGGCCACCAGCAATTATTGCCCACCATCTCCACTCTACCACATCGCACGCGCTTCCAGAAAGTGCAATCCAACAATTCGGATGAGGAACCGTTGCCGCCAATGTGGGAAGCTCGTACCGATAGCCACGGCAGGGTTTTCTACATAGATCATCGCACTAAAACGACTTCCTGGCAACGTCCTAAGCTCACCGATGAATCCAACGTGGCTGAATCGGTCACGGCAGAAGCCAGTAATGATATTTGGCGTCAACAGCTGGATCGGCGGTATCAGAGCATTCGGAGGACAATCAATCGACGTCAAAGGGAAGAAACAAACACGCCGCCTGTTGAAGCCGAGCCACAGCCCAAGCCACCAGCTCCCATCGAAGCAGCTCCCGCTGCTGTTGCAGCAGCGGATTTACTCAATTCGCCAGCATTGCGGTTCGTGACGAGacccgatttcttttctcttttgcacAACAACGACGAGGCACTTCGCTTGTACAATCGCAATCCAGCCATCCGGCAGCTATTAAGTAAAGTGTGGCGGAATCCGTCGAGCTTTCAGCGTTATCAGCATAATCGTGAAATTGTGACATTGTTGAATTTGTTCGCTGAAGATTCGCGGCCACTTCCGTCCGGCTGGGAAGCCCGTCTCGACAAGCACGGCCGACCTTTTTACGTGGATCACCAAAACAAGTCGACATGGTACATTGATCCGAGATTGCCGCAACTGGTCAGCCCCCCGTCGCAAACTGTAACAACGGACGATCAATCCGATTCCGGAAGAGCTCCCGTACCACCTCCTCGGCCTCCGTTGCCGTTACCAACTGCCACAGGAAATCAAGGAGCAGTTGCCACGGCTCCGTCATTTGAGCCAGCCATTCCTACGGCCTACAACGAAAAAGTTGTAGGTTTTCTCCGCCAACCGAATATCGGACACATTTTGAAAGAGAGATATCCCGATTTCGTTCGAAACAGTCGCTTGCGTGATACTGTCAATCGTGTCAGATCGGAGGGAACCTCAGCGCTAGATCGTCTCGTCGGAGAAGATCTAGTCGATCTGACGATTGTTTTGAgcttatttgaaaatgaaatcatgtCTTACGTCCCTCCAAATCCATCCGCCAGTAGCAACCAGGAGATCAACGCTACTAGTTTCAATGGATCTGCATCGTCGTCGCACGACTCACCCGCTCCAGTACGTTCCATTCGATTACCATTCCGCCAGGGACAGCGCGACTTCGAGGCAAAATTGCGACAGTTTTATCGCAAACTTGAATCGAAAGGTTACGGTCAAGGtccaaacaaattcaaaattcctgTAAGACGAAGTCATTTGCTGGAAGACGCGTACACTAAAATTATGTCGGCATCCAAAAAGGAAATGCAACGCTACAAACTTCAAATTAGCTTT CTTGGAGAAGAAGGATTGGATTACGGAGGACCGTCCAGAGAATTTTTCTTCCTCATCTCTCGACAAATGTTTAATCCTTACTACGGATTGTTTGAATATTCCGCCAATGATACG TACACTGTCCAAGTATCTCCAATGTCCACTTTTGTCGAAAACCACCATGAATGGTTTCGGTTTTGTGGTCGTATACTGGGACTGGCCTTAGTTCATCAATATCTTTTAGATGTTTTCTTCACTCGACCTTTCTACAAGAGTCTTTTACGGTTACCAGTCGATCTAAGTGACGTGGAATCGCTTGACTCTGAATTTCATCAGTCACTCCAGTGGATGAAAGAAACAGATCTGAACCATCTTTCGTCCGACTTGGAGTTAACGTTTGCGGTGACTGAAGACATTGGCGGTCAACATGTTGAACGTGAACTCAAAGCTAATGGTCGCAATCTTCCTGTTAccgagaagaacaagaaagatTACATTGAACGCATGATTCGATGGAGACTTGATCGAGGTGTAGCTGACCAAGTGCAATCTCTAGTCCGAGGTTTCTACGAGGTTCTTGACCCTCGGCTAGTATCCATTTTTGATGCTCGTGAAATGGAACTGGTACTTGCTGGAACAGCTGAAATCGACGTGACAGACTGGCGGAAGAATACCGAATACCGTTCAGGCTATCACGATCAACATGATGTCATCAAATGGTTTTGGGAAGCCATAGACCGTTTCACCAATGAGCAGAGACTTCGTCTTTTACAATTCGTGACGGGTACTTCTAGCATTCCATTCGAGGGATTCGCTTCACTGCGCGGAAGTACCGGACCTCGGCAATTTTGTATAGAAAAGTGGGGTCAGCCAATCAGCCTTCCTAG AGCTCACACCTGCTTCAATCGGTTGGATTTACCGCCGTACGAGAGTGCGGAAGTGCTATACGAAAAACTACTTCTTGCAGTGGAAGAAACTAGTTCTTTTGGAATTGAATAA
- the LOC124328927 gene encoding progranulin-like — protein sequence MRCVISLLVAMFLVVIVRSQNNEYSVGDIYRKSENFTTGKDRIDCPGDKKQTCADGYTCCESPSGDYACCPHLNAVCCEDHIHCCPQGSSCDVGRCKKDKKDNNNLIDMYGYPIFTIDDMMNSLERISRSVCPGDEFQCPLQTTCCKLSGGKLYGCCPFEEGVCCSDELHCCPKGFECTPEETCVHSSNSTIPISTIN from the exons ATGCGGTGTGTAATATCTTTGCTAGTAGCGATGTTCTTAGTTGTGATTGTAAGATCACAGAACAACGAATATTCTGTTGGTGATATCTATAGGAAATCAGAGAACTTCACAACAGGAAAAGATAGAATTGATTGTCCAG GAGATAAGAAGCAAACTTGTGCTGATGGATACACATGCTGTGAGAGTCCATCAGGTGATTACGCCTGTTGTCCACATTTGAATGCTGTCTGTTGTGAGGATCACATTCATTGTTGTCCTCAAGGTTCTTCATGTGATGTTGGTAGATGTAAAAAA gacaaaaaagacaacaaTAACTTGATTGATATGTATGGGTATCCCATATTTACCATTGATGATATGATGAACAGTCTTGAGAGGATTAGCCGCTCTGTATGTCCAGGAGATGAATTTCAGTGTCCTTTACAAACCACTTGTTGCAAGCTTTCTGGGGGAAAGTTGTATGGGTGTTGTCCCTTTGAGGAG GGTGTTTGCTGTTCTGATGAGCTTCATTGCTGTCCAAAAGGATTTGAGTGTACTCCTGAAGAGACTTGTGTTCATTCCAGTAACTCTACCATTCCAATCTCAACTATCAATTAA
- the LOC124328926 gene encoding protein ERGIC-53-like — translation MALPARWKLLVGLAVVFLFNSINAQNPFRSFQYKYSFKPPYLAQKDGSVPFWEYSGNAIANEEMVRITPSLRSQKGQIWTRTPTDFEWWEVEMVFRVTGRGRIGADGLALWYTESKGVEGPVFGSNDNWNGLGLFFDSFDNDNKHNNPFIMAMTNDGSQSYSHQLDGSTQQLAGCLRDFRNKPFPVRAKIEYYHNTLSVMFHNGMSNNEQDYEMCFRVENVVLPKYGYFGVTAATGGLADDHDALKFLTYNLQSSDSTGTNEPHIPEDERAKLSQEFQEYQDKLQKQKDEYRQAHPDEADTGKMENPEEWFETDNQRELGQIFAGQSKMFDALRDIQRKMDDLVGRQERTLSLMSAIQTNQVAGGVAQPSVTGQVPGGDVLRRHEVDTALANQREIVGAAREIKAYVTEIHQRTATIVQNQGKQVGGSAQPIGYDHVQNSLNEVKEGLNLIKRDISVTAQRLAAQPVTSCPTAQPCLSTTIFAVFMVIQMVIMIGYFIYRDTKEAQAKKFY, via the exons ATGGCACTGCCGGCCAGATGGAAACTACTTGTTGGTTTAGctgttgtatttttgtttaatagtATCAACGCTCAAAATCCATTCCGGAGCTTTCAGTACAAGTACAGTTTTAAGCCACCTTACTTGGCGCAAAAAGATGGAAGTGTTCCGTTTTGGGAATACTCAGGAA ATGCCATTGCCAATGAAGAAATGGTTCGAATCACTCCATCTCTCAGAAGTCAAAAAG GCCAAATTTGGACAAGAACACCAACTGATTTTGAATGGTGGGAGGTTGAGATGGTGTTTAGAGTAACTGGTCGTGGAAGAATTGGAGCTGATGGCTTG GCTTTGTGGTATACAGAGAGCAAAGGTGTTGAGGGGCCTGTGTTTGGTTCCAATGATAACTGGAACGGTCTGGGTCTTTTCTTTGACTCCTTTGATAATGACAACAAACACAACAATCCCTTTATCATGGCAATGACAAATGATGGATCTCAATCCTATTCTCATCAGCT GGATGGTTCTACGCAACAGTTAGCCGGTTGTTTGAGAGATTTCAGAAACAAACCGTTTCCAGTTCGAGCCAAAATAGAGTACTACCACAATACGCTTTCG GTTATGTTTCACAATGGAATGTCAAACAACGAGCAAGATTACGAAATGTGTTTCAGGGTTGAAAATGTTGTATTGCCAAAGTATGGATACTTTGGTGTCACTGCTGCAACTGGTGGTCTTGCTG ATGATCACGATGCCCTTAAATTCCTCACTTACAATTTGCAAAGCTCTGACTCGACCGGTACAAATGAACCTCACATACCTGAAGATGAACGTGCGAAGCTCTCACAAGAATTCCAGGAATACCAAGATAAACTACAGAAGCAGAAAGATGA ATACCGACAGGCTCATCCAGATGAGGCTGATACTGgcaaaatggaaaatccagAGGAATGGTTTGAAACTGATAACCAGCGCGAGTTAGGCCAAATTTTCGCTGGACAGAGCAAAATGTTTGATGCTTTGCGGGATATTCAGCGCAAAATGGACGACCTTGTTGGGCGTCAAGAACGGACACTCAGCCTGATGTCAGCCATTCAAACTAACCaag TTGCTGGCGGAGTCGCGCAACCTAGTGTAACAGGTCAAGTTCCAGGTGGCGACGTTCTTCGGCGCCACGAAGTCGATACAGCTCTCGCcaatcagcgtgaaattgttggtGCAGCTCGAGAAATCAA GGCATACGTCACCGAAATCCATCAACGAACTGCTACCATCGTTCAGAATCAGGGTAAACAGGTGGGCGGGTCTGCACAGCCCATCGGTTACGATCACGTTCAGAATAGTTTGAATGAAGTCAAAGAGggactaaatttaattaaacgaGATATTAGTGTAACGGCTCAGCGCCTGGCCGCACAACCTGTCACTTCCTGCCCTACAGCCCAACCATGTCTCAGTACTACCATCTTTGCTGTCTTTATGGTCATTCAGATGGTTATCATGATCGGATATTTCATCTACAG GGATACAAAGGAAGCGCAAGCTAAGAAATTTTATTAG
- the LOC124329440 gene encoding protein fem-1 homolog A-B-like yields the protein MDLCTAITSGSVDHVQHVIEVGKADVNTTVIMSSHGITVEPVNTPLTLAVQLGRLDVIQLLLDKGANVNQPNSEGLTPLTMAATGFRTESHKPNEEIFRLILEQAGQPIGRQSQIDAFELIGATYFKNSTTNSGFSFERGMFYWRKAMALRYDVEPIMPKPAVAGLSECARKAFAVSEIDTLEELENLSLFYDNDTFKVQALLTSYRILGGSNCWTWLLLSSYAVFCWKLDNRQRFIDYNMLTLECSLLVEDPLVYESAHMIRRLTLAFYFLITEESNSDRQLVSFTNVMPVLSTTFRLLKINSIYRSELLDCVVQLTILLTSMDLTPEQSFQFKSCLYQLVRLEESFDASSGRNLLLTACSSTSPSFRRAFLSKENLRLGFHHCGKLPSAQVIRVLLEVGADPDSTDIAGNTGLHLLIKSGERESSTAVRTLFQAGTHVDQTNKDGETMTDLLYKDYTPRICEENKILVNPLQFPSLKCLCARAVRQYGNLPDDARHRLVPSDLFDFIQLH from the coding sequence ATGGATTTATGTACCGCCATCACTTCTGGGAGCGTCGACCATGTCCAGCACGTAATCGAAGTCGGCAAAGCCGACGTTAACACGACCGTAATAATGAGCTCACACGGCATTACTGTTGAGCCGGTGAATACTCCGCTGACCCTGGCCGTTCAACTTGGTCGACTGGACGTAATCCAACTTTTGCTGGACAAGGGCGCCAACGTCAACCAGCCCAACTCGGAGGGATTAACTCCACTCACGATGGCGGCAACTGGATTCCGTACCGAGAGCCACAAGCCCAACGAAGAGATCTTCCGACTGATTTTGGAACAAGCCGGCCAGCCCATTGGCCGCCAGAGTCAGATCGATGCGTTCGAACTCATCGGCGCTACTTACTTCAAAAATTCGACGACCAACAGCGGATTCAGTTTCGAGCGGGGAATGTTTTACTGGAGGAAAGCCATGGCCCTGCGCTACGACGTGGAGCCCATCATGCCCAAACCGGCTGTCGCTGGATTGTCCGAATGCGCCCGTAAGGCTTTCGCCGTTTCAGAAATCGACACTTTGGAGGAGCTGGAAAATTTGAGTCTTTTCTACGACAACGATACGTTTAAAGTCCAAGCTCTTTTGACCAGCTATCGCATTCTGGGCGGGAGCAACTGCTGGACATGGCTGCTCCTGTCATCCTACGCTGTGTTTTGCTGGAAATTGGACAACAGGCAACGTTTCATCGATTACAATATGCTCACTCTCGAGTGCTCTCTTTTGGTCGAGGATCCTTTGGTTTACGAGTCGGCTCACATGATCCGTCGCTTGACGCTGgccttttactttttaatcACGGAGGAATCAAATTCTGACAGACAACTCGTCTCTTTCACCAACGTCATGCCCGTCCTGTCCACCACTTTTCGGTTGCTGAAAATAAATTCGATTTACCGCAGCGAACTGCTGGATTGCGTCGTACAATTAACGATTCTGCTCACTTCGATGGATTTGACGCCGGAGCAAAGCTTCCAGTTCAAGTCGTGCCTGTACCAACTAGTCCGTCTGGAAGAATCTTTTGATGCCAGCAGCGGACGAAATCTGCTCTTGACGGCCTGTTCATCAACAAGCCCTTCATTTAGACGGGCGTTTCTTTCCAAGGAAAATCTGAGACTCGGATTCCATCACTGTGGAAAATTGCCATCCGCACAAGTTATACGCGTCCTGCTCGAAGTGGGTGCCGATCCTGATTCGACGGACATAGCGGGAAACACGGGACTTCACTTATTGATCAAAAGCGGCGAGAGGGAATCTTCGACAGCTGTGCGAACTTTATTCCAAGCCGGAACTCACGTCGACCAAACTAACAAGGACGGTGAAACCATGACCGATTTACTCTACAAGGATTATACGCCAAGGATTTGCGAGGAAAACAAGATTCTCGTCAATCCGCTGCAATTTCCGTCGCTCAAATGTCTCTGCGCTCGTGCAGTACGTCAATACGGCAACCTTCCCGATGATGCCCGTCATCGCCTTGTGCCTTCCGatctatttgattttatcCAGTTGCACTGA